The segment TGATTTTGGTAAATACGAAGTATTGTCAGCCGCCATTGGTACTTCAACATTGCCAACCTCTGTTGCTCCATTGTTTAAGATCCCAGGTGCCACTTCACACTTGTACAAATACAACGATGCTGGTTTGTTTGTCATCTCAGTTTCAGGTAAGGCTAGTGATGTCGCACAAGGTATCAGACAAGCTAAGAAGGTTGCTGAGTCAGTTACTTCAAGTGATTTGAACAAAGCTGTCAAATCTGCTGAATTATCTATTGCTTTGCAATCAAAGGTTGCACACCCATTAGAGTTTAAGCCAACTGCAGCTGACGCTCCAGTCAAAGACTTTAACTACGTTGCTGTTGGTGACTTGGATGTTTTGCCATTCGCTTCGGAGTTATAGAAGAGTAGTTAGTTAATGTATAAAATATGGATAATACATTCATGTATATTTAATGAGATTGTTGTGGCGAGATCTAGCGTGACATGTAAATATTTGCGTAGATGCACTTAATTCTCTGAGCTTTACCCAGTCTATCTCTATAATAGCTTAGTAATTGTAATTTTAATGGAGCTAGTACCTCGTTCATATCTAGTCAATGTATGCAGACATCCATTTCGATGCTAAAAATACCTTCTTCCCGTCGATTGTCTCCAGCACAAACCCCTTCActaattcatcaaatgagGAGCGTGATAGACGGTTTCCATCATTCATTCGTACAGAACAACAGgcatctttcaattcatctaGATCAATTTGCAACTCGTCCTTGAAGGACTTGTAGTTGCCCTTTGCCAGAAATACTTGCAAAGCTTCATATATCGATAACCTGTCTTCAACCAACAGAAACTCTTTTGCAAGAATGTTCAGGAACTGTGTAAAGGATATACCCTTTTCGGAATGgttgacattttcaattgtaaacatGGTCTCAATTTCTGACTCTGATGGTTGTTTCATCCCTAGGTTTGAGTACATCTTTTTTAGATCCTCTTTGGTGATTGAAGAGTCCTTTGACTCTCCATCCAATAGAGTGAATGCATTTCTTATCTGTTGTCTCTGCGAATTTGACAAAGCATTGAGATACAGCATTGTGTGTGGACCCACTTACACatttgtttacaattttcGTACGCGtaaattcaactttttgatcCAAACATGACATCATGGAAACCTTGTACAATCAACCAGTTGTGGTGGACAATGGGTCTGGAAACCTCAAGGCTGGATTCGCTGGAGATGATAAGCCACGAACATATGCATCGGCAGTGGTAGGAAGACCCAAATACCAAAAGCTTATGGCTGGCTCCTTGTTACCTTCTTCCACCGGTGTGGACTCTTCAGATGACACTTTTATTGGTGAATCTGCTCAAAAGAACAGAGGCTTGCTAAGGCTCACTTATCCAATGGAACATGGGATTGTTACAAATTGGTCTGATATGGAAAAACTTTGGTACCATATGTTTACCCAAGAGCTCAAAATTCAACCCGAGGAGCACCCTTTACTTCTCACCGAAGCACCCTTAAACCCTAGATCCAATAGAGACGCAATGTGTCAAGTGATGtttgaacaattcaatGTCCCCTGTGTCTATATATCAATTCAGGCAGTATTGGCGTTGTATGCATCGGGGAGAACAACAGGGGTGGTTGTGGACAGTGGCGATGGTGTTAGTCATGTTGTACCTGTTTACGAAGGTTTTGCCTTACCTAGCTCAATAAAACGAATGGATATTGCTGGAAGAGACATAACTGCGAATATGTCGTTCAACATTAGGCGAATGTCTGGAGTTGCCTTGCAAAGTAGTTCCGAAATGGAAATTGTACGAATTATCAAGGAGCAATGTTGCTTCATATCGAAGGAACCACAGAAGGATGAAAAATTATACGGTGCTTTATATGCCAGGAGAACGAAATCAAAGAATGAGTTGTTTACAACGTATACTTTACCAGATGGACATGAGCTACATCTTGGAGCTGAGAAATTTCGAGCGCCGGAGATCTTATTCAATCCTCAGATAGTTGGAGATGAGAGTCCTGGGTTGCATGAACTTATCTCATTAGCGGTGAACAAGACCGATTTAGATCTAAGGCCCCAATTgtatcaaaatcttttgttaTCCGGGGGCAatacattgttgaagaactTCGGTGACAGACTATtgaaagagttgaaaaGTATGCAGGATCAATCCGAAGCTGCTTCTATATGGAACAAGTCCAGACCTGATGAGCTGTATAGCACCAAAATGAAGGTCAAGATTTATGCTCCTCCTGAACgaaaatattcaacatgGATTGGTGGTTCCATATTAGCAGGTCTATCTacattcaagaaaatgTGGGTGACTTTGGAAGAATATCGTGATAATCCAGATATCGTACATAGGAAATGTTTATAGACGAATTTATATACAGTAGTATCTGTCACCAAAATCCCCCAAACCAGGAACAATGTACttgtcatcatcaagttTTTCGTCAATTCCTCCAGTTATAATTGTTACATCAGGATACTTGTCATGGAATGCTTTGATTCCCTCCGGAGCTGccaacaaatttaaaaagaatattCTCTCCATCTTCACTCCTCTCGCAAGCAAGACTTCGACCGCCATCATTGCTGAACCTCCAGTGGCCAACATTGGATCCAATAAAAACACATACCGTTCACTAATATCTTCTGGTAATTTCTCATAAAACAATTTAGGTAAGGCAGTTTCCTCATCTCTTTGTATCAAGATTTTACCTATTCTTACCGATCTACAACAGTCTCTCAAGCCCATTTCCATAGATTCACCAGCTCTCACAATGGAAACACCACATATTTTTCCCAAAAACTTGGCCCCTTTATATTTATGACCTCCATGACATTCAATAATACATTCTTCCACTGGTAATTGGTTCAACCCTTCCTCAACTAAAAGACGAATGATACGATCGGAATAGAAAACAAAGTCCCCTCTTTTGGTACTTTGATCACGAATGATGCTGTAAAGACCAATtagttgatttgtttgTGGAAGCAAGATCACGTTCTTGTTAACCTCTTCGGAGACAGACATTTGTGGGCCAATACGTGGGATGAGCTTTTTACTGATAAGAGATTCTCGAAAATAATTGAAAAcgaaaaattgaaattttatcatcaaGGTTTGCGAAGAGCACGGCACTACTAAACTCTGTCCGATAACAAACTAATAACATGTAAATTAGATTATAGTACAGCTCCTATACACtgcaattttcaatgttCCGCTACAAAGGGGTTATCTATTATCTCACTGCCTTTGACAGgtgaaattgtcaaaagaCTTGTGCATCTGACAACAACCAATCCAAGCTCTCTAGTCTTGTCAAGATATCTACCTTCAATTACTGGATCTAAAGTTGTATAGTTAGTACAAGTCATCACAATAGCACACAGTTTTCATATTACGTACCTCTGAGTTGCTCTTGAACGTCCTCCAAAactaaattcatcaattgatcataCCCTTTGAGAATCCCCGTTACCTTTCTCCCTCCAACAAATCTGACTCGGATTTCTTCGTCTTTATACTTGTTTAAATCTAGTATAGCCTCCCTCTTTGGCCCTTCAGTTCTTGGCCTgtcattgttttgatttcttctcCTATTCTGCTTCTGATTCTGTCTCTTGTTTTCACTCTGTGATTGTGTTAGTATCTAGAATAATAGTTTGTGATGGATTGGAATGGAACATACGTTTTCGGGCATGTCGTTGGTGGTTGGTTTCTTTACTACCTCTTTCAAATTGCTGaagcttttttttttcagcGATATTTCACTTTGGTAGCAGTCGATACCTGGATCGGCCAGAAGAGATATGGAGTAGGATACATCTAAAAGTTACTTACCGTCACTAGAGTGAGGCTGTTTATTTACAGAGTTATGGGTTGTTTAGTTATATACAATTTGTGATGCTGAACCAATTCTTGCGTCTGGTTGGGAAGACTTGTCTCTTCTAATACATCTCCCACTCAATATATATTCCTCATCCACATTTGtcttctcttttctctATCTAACACATATTTGGGTACATTTGTCTCATCCTGTGTCTTGTTCACTTTCTGCAAGTCGCTTTTGAGAAAATACACTAGTTTTGTCAACTCAATGTCGAACTTCTTACTAAGTTCTTTTAAGTTCCAACGTTCTGGGTCCTCCTTCCTCAATTGCTTGATCTGATCAACGACCTCTTTCGTCACAGTGTACTCTCTTTCATGTGGTGCTTTGAAAGCTCTTATTACAGGCATATCAGCCACAACATCTTCCGAAAGTCGATATTGTTTCGCAAGCTCTCGCCTGGGGTCATTTGGTGGAAGGAATATGTATGGTGTTTGCATGGATGGTTTTAGTATAGCAGCAGGTGGATTGTGAACTAAGCCTTCTACTGGTTTCggtttgaaattgaatgccGATCTTTTAGGGTTGAATTTACCTCTAGGGACAGCTTGGAATGGTATTTCCTTGGGCATATTATGCACACTACGTATCGACTGCCTTATCATCTTAGAAAAGTGGGTACAGTTGTCACGGTCGGTTGTGTTTTGTGATTAGCTCTGTTGTACTATCGCCctattgaaaagtttttcaTCGATtcgattttttttttttgggtTACAAGTTTTTCGTCGTGTGCAGTCTAACATTAGACAACAATTGAGAAGATGTTTTGCAGCCATTCTAGAAAGGAGTAGCCATGTTGTAGGATCAACTGGGCTAAATTGTCTGTCAGTTGTTTACGTTATATAACGTGTGCTGTGGAAATGAGATATGAAAGCTTGGTACATTGACAGAGCTTCATTATGACTTGATGAAGTCGTGGTGCTTGAGTGGTCAGGATAATACCTTGATCGCACTCATAATTGCGAATAATCTATCAGAATGGTAGATGAGAGCCGTcagaagagaaaaaatgATGCAAAGTGTTGTGTAATTATAGACAGTTTTGGAGCAAGTTGCGATTAAACGATCAGAACTTTCAAACAGgcaacaacatcaatttggaaaccCTAAGGGAAGGTTCGtacaacaatatcatcaatagcACCTTGGAGTCTATAATTTATggaaaaaaagaattgtaccatcatcaatagcTAAAGGGTTGAAGACAACGGTGAAGCGTGAAGGAAAACTTCTAAAACCATCTAAAGTGACTCTACCTGATTCTAAAACTAAACGAAGACCCGGAGCCTATTTCAAAGCTCAGTTTGGGTCCATTAAATTAGTAGTGTAGTCAGCAGATAATGTATCGAAGTTTGTCGgtgtatttttttgataCTCGGTCGAGTCTCAATCTCCCGAACGGCCCTGGTTCGAACTTTTGGTGAAACTATTTAACTCTCTAATATACGCCCCAAATATtttatgatttgaaattaccaACTACAATAgaaaattaatcaattgtcAGGAAAACCACCTTTTATCCTGAAGAATGAATTTAAGTCtgagtttttgttttcgaCCTTGAGTGACGAGGAAGTTTGGGATCGTGCTCCCTGATGTTAGGATTACGAAATCTTATATAAGAACATGGAAATCCTCTTAGGAAGCAAATTGAGATAATATAGACTAAACCAATCCTATCCTCATCTTTGATCTACTCCTCATTCTGATCACTATAAAGCATACTTCAGTGATTACATCTCCTTACAGTTATATTACTTGTAAACTGCTATATCAGCTTCCACTGTAATAACTTAAGACTTCCACTAGTTATCATAGTTAACTATATTTTCCTGCTGCAAGAGGAAGTAGAATAGTACGATATAACTCATAAAATCCTTTGTAGTGTAATGGCTATCACGGTTCGCTTTCACCGAGCAGATCGGGGTTCAATTCCCCGCAAGGGAGCATTTTTTTTNNNNNNNNNNNNNNNNNNNNAACCTCCCTAATGCAACTATTGTGCTGACTCTAACTTTTTGAAGCATGATATTATGTgatcttcaaatttaagCGGGAATTGTCATTTTGCTTCTTGTAGGTCAATTTCTATTTGTCAAAGTTTTCGAacaaatttgttgcaaattgtaCTAGAAAGGAAAAAATACAGAGAATTAGAATACTCAACAAACGTGATATTAATATTTAATTAGATGTTAAGTAAGTATCGAAGTGAATAAGAAGATTAATTTGTTTTATGATACTAACTTTAGTGAGTtttattggtgatgaattgCATATACGGGTAAATAGAATAGTTCAAGAATGGAGACAAAAAGAGTCCTAAAACAGCAGTTGCGCTTCTCTTaacaaaatttataaaACCGATCAGAGTACTCCTTTGGCTAGATATCAGAGAGGCTGAATCTTTTTCCCGAAGGAATATCGATAGATTTTCAGTAGAGAATAACCACATCTCGATAGCTCAATAACCTCGTAAATATTTTTCCCTTATTGTGCCTGGACTAACCTTTTTTGATCTGAGGTACACACATGCACACTTACACAAAGCACAATCTAATAACATGCATATACATTAATTGAAACCTTCAAAGCTTATTAGCAATGCAAATAGATAAGGAGACAATTAAAGgcaatttttcaagttaCAGTCCCCACAATGAATTACAAACTTCACACGActtgaagaacaaaagtAGGTGGGAGTTTGCGTCCTTCTTATGAATACACCCAAACGAGGGGGGAGGGAAGTTCAACTTGCAACCAGAAGGGGCGAGGAAAGGAGAGGTGTGGGGAAGTCACAGCATACAAAGAAAGCTACTAACCATCTTAGGCTCTTGTAAAGAAggtgaaaatttttttcaatcagATTATCTGACGAGGTTGATTGACACAAAGATGAATATCTAAATTAAATTATTGCATTTTGTATTATCACATTCCACAATTATTAattaatcaaaacaataaataCCACTATACAAGTCATAATTATGTTTAACCCATCTTGCTTAAAGTTGTACGAAAGCAGTTAAATTCCTCGTTACAACACAAACCCAAGATTCCAAATAAAACGGCACACATccttattgttttcaaattttgttgagttcAAAATTTAGACGAGCGAAAAACGAACCAATTAGCCTTAGTTTAAAACCCAATAAACAATGACAAAGCACAATTTCGCCTAGGGCTCTAGAAATGTGCCGTCGGTACCTCCTTCCAAACTTCTTCCCCCCTATTTCCAtctattgtttcaaattggcTATGTGAGGTTACAAACAATAGAATTTcccttttatttttttcaatgaaaagaCGCAAGTTACTGTAGCCTAGAACTAAGACCATTTTTGGGATGTTCTTTTTTGGTATTTATTCACGGCGATTTTCCCTTCCAGCTTAAAATGCCACACTCGTTGTTGTACCTGAATTGACTGCCGTATGTGAAGCCTAAAAGAAGAGGGAATATACATCGCATAGAATAcacaaaagagaagagCCACAGAAATCTAGTTATACGAAGCTCATTGATTCACCATGTCTGCATACTTATATATCGCCCTTGCACAAGATGAGAGAATACGGAAACAAAAAACTGCTGAAACTAAAAGCAGAATGAATGGTGGGGATTTGTTTATGACTACATCTGCATTACCGTCAAGATCGTTGAGATCAagatcttcatcatttacTACTACGACTACTACTGCAAATTCCATCCATTCCGACTCAAACAAGTCAAGATTGAGTCGTACTACGAGCAGATCAACTACTGATAGTGGTGGAACAACGTTTCTGAGCAAGTCGGGCAGTACCCtcaaacaaacacaaacacaaccAAATGTATTGATTCGTGATGGTAAGAAATGGGTCTATGATACAACATTGCAGAAATATGTAGCAATGGAAAAAACCCCATATCAAGAGGCAAAGTTAGAATATCTTCACAACATTTcgaaaatttcatcaatgggTAGTCATGAGTTCAATTcacatttgaatcaatcaGTAGTTCAAGATTTGTTtaatttggaaatgttgAGATATAGCTATTTTGAAGGATTTGAATACGACGGGAATAAAgctgttggtgatgatatAATAACGGCATCTACGTCTCCAAGCAAGCAAGCGGTAAGGAGACCAAGAAGTAATTCCGTTATCTCATCTATTGGATTAGCTACAACGTCATCTACAGTacaagaggaagaagaagaaactaACTTTACCGGTGACTCAATGCATAATAAACACTCCAGTCACAACAACATGAGATCACTACTAAAGAgtgatcaattttggaatacTTGTTATCAAGATTTGAGATTTGAAAGTATGGCTGAGGCCAATGACATTTATGATCAACTTCCATCAATGCATGCCACAATGACGTTCTATATCGAGTTCATTGACTATGTACTTATTAATTTACACATCCTCAAGCCAAGTTTAGATGGGATTAACgattcaattgagtatAATCAATTGGCTAAACAATACTACTTATATTTCAACAAGCACAATGTTGACCACTTGTATCGATTAAAAATGGGATTCGGAGGCAGAAGGGTTAATGATAAAGTAATTGAGACTATAATTGCCAATTTTGATGCCGTGAAAAAGATGTATCGATTAGATACACATTTAGtatcaatttggaaacgCTTTCTACAGCTTGTTGCGGAGATGATGACTAATCTATCCAAACCATTACCACCGGTGGATTTCACTCAACAACCAATTCCACCATTTGCAAAGAAggcacaacaacaatcaagaCAAACACTGGTGGATTCTCgttcttcttcactaaTGTCACAAATGAGCAAACGCGAAGGATCAGTTTGGACTGTGGATACAGTTgtatcttcaattgatgaaattgaatcaagaaGTACAAATGGATCTACTCGACTTGCGCCTTTGTCAGAGACCCATAACAATAGAGCAAAGTTGAAAGTCACTCCAAGCAAAAGTGATGTCATGGAGaagacaaagaagaagaagtcGTTTTTTGATAAGTTTAGGGGGAAGTAATTGATTCAAGTTGCGGACAAAGGTTTTAGTTTCAGTTCACGTTTTCAGCTGGGGGTGTTTATTATTTGATTATGGGTATATAAAATAGAGGAAGGAGGGTTTTTTTGCTTCCCTGGATATAGACGAAAAAGAATACACGTTAATGTAGCGAGAGAGAATATATGTAGTGCTAGAAGAGGAGGACGAAACAGAGTAAAACTTTGTTCTTGTAGGGTACTTCTTCGGCTGTACCGAGATTGCCGTTAGAAAACAAGGGGTGTGTATGCTATAAAAGTTTAACTTTACTGAGTTGTTACTGGGTGTAAATTGCATTtctattgtattgttggCATTTTTGTGTACCAATTACACTTTTCTAAATGTATAACATGtattgtttacattttgtCTATTTTGGGAATTGTATGGGAGACAAACAATTACTTAACCATATTGAGCTAATTGATAAACATAACACAATACAATAGATAGATGATATACTTGTCAGATATCAAGGCTTTAGAGAGAAGACTATTACTACAACCGACTACCCCAGGAGGTACTTATCTGGGGTAAACTAACTGACCCAATTGCTTTTAATGTAAGGGTTAAAGTAAGTAACGCCATTTCTAGATATttagttttgttgaagaatgtATTAGAGTTACACACTCTCGTCATGCTTCGATTAGTTCTCCTTTGCATAATGCTTATGATACCATACGTACATTTCGTCAATACGAACGTATGTATGTATAGTAGAAACATCCATATGGAAATCTCCTTtccttttgaaattcttggAAGGTGAGAAGAAAATCGACTAAAAGCAAAAATAGTTTAATTTGTAACATATGATTACCCACGCCCCCTTTAACATTCAACAAGAGTGCCATTAGAGAAGAGCAGATGACCAAAAGTCAATAAACCAACAGCCTCCTCATAATTTCTGTTGAATTCGATGTTGCATCCACCTGAGGAGATAGTATCTGAAATGACATTTCGTAATGAG is part of the Candida orthopsilosis Co 90-125, chromosome 2 draft sequence genome and harbors:
- a CDS encoding Arp1 centractin; translated protein: METLYNQPVVVDNGSGNLKAGFAGDDKPRTYASAVVGRPKYQKLMAGSLLPSSTGVDSSDDTFIGESAQKNRGLLRLTYPMEHGIVTNWSDMEKLWYHMFTQELKIQPEEHPLLLTEAPLNPRSNRDAMCQVMFEQFNVPCVYISIQAVLALYASGRTTGVVVDSGDGVSHVVPVYEGFALPSSIKRMDIAGRDITANMSFNIRRMSGVALQSSSEMEIVRIIKEQCCFISKEPQKDEKLYGALYARRTKSKNELFTTYTLPDGHELHLGAEKFRAPEILFNPQIVGDESPGLHELISLAVNKTDLDLRPQLYQNLLLSGGNTLLKNFGDRLLKELKSMQDQSEAASIWNKSRPDESYSTKMKVKIYAPPERKYSTWIGGSILAGLSTFKKMWVTLEEYRDNPDIVHRKCL
- a CDS encoding Fur1 uracil phosphoribosyltransferase translates to MIKFQFFVFNYFRESLISKKLIPRIGPQMSVSEEVNKNVILLPQTNQLIGLYSIIRDQSTKRGDFVFYSDRIIRLLVEEGLNQLPVEECIIECHGGHKYKGAKFLGKICGVSIVRAGESMEMGLRDCCRSVRIGKILIQRDEETALPKLFYEKLPEDISERYVFLLDPMLATGGSAMMAVEVLLARGVKMERIFFLNLLAAPEGIKAFHDKYPDVTIITGGIDEKLDDDKYIVPGLGDFGDRYYCI
- a CDS encoding Lsm7 protein (2 introns; similar to C. parapsilosis CPAR2_502040 and C. albicans orf19.2639.1; S. cerevisiae homolog LSM7 has RNA binding and has role in nuclear-transcribed mRNA catabolic process, nuclear mRNA splicing, via spliceosome, maturation of SSU-rRNA); protein product: MPENSENKRQNQKQNRRRNQNNDRPRTEGPKREAILDLNKYKDEEIRVRFVGGRKVTGILKGYDQLMNLVLEDVQEQLRDPVIEGRYLDKTRELGLVVVRCTSLLTISPVKGSEIIDNPFVAEH